From Caminibacter mediatlanticus TB-2, the proteins below share one genomic window:
- a CDS encoding flagellar hook-basal body complex protein, with protein sequence MMRSLWSGVSGLNAHQIAMDVEANNIANVNTVGFKYSRTNFQNLLSQTIKSATAPQGDLGGKNSLQVGLGATVSSVETMFKQGSIQNTDKNTDMAINGDGFFVVSSDGGKTYRYTRAGDFTFDANGNFVDPNGYIVQGWLADPETHNIDTATGLKPISIPPGLTTPANPTSKISIKANLNSGDHIVEKGAARPTVDQTADMNGLYDANGNKISLTPDVDSIQLAIDVNNDGTIDTNTEVFTFKYGTSNSDNDGKFTTIKDLLDEINSKISQSIQGPDSYKYKVFLNGNGQIVDPHNLIKIQDSTHTFLSSTNNILEDVFKSLQGPSTTTASIKAIQNSFIGADDVGELFNANGDAFNLQDGQGISVNISGLGETRKFVYTSQPISAATEGCGTTGGKYQPDKPIVADSNEGFHWLFYSYASSDSNNRASLNVNQQISFVLSNGDTLTYTYGKDFQTINDLCCLLNTDLANRNLNDVITFENGQIVESSPSVITDAQVKDSNGVVIPADTNTTLGRLASLMDGLDGNGGATGTFYKNDIYYFHDIQDLAYIWQLAVDASGDPLNSTTGNSGIVSISQNGELQVKNTSPNSFNINIAGYPSDEQDNQLFTDTFSPINGTVAAGGTAFTQSMNAAVHTTSMDIFDSLGAKHTLTFHFRKTHTSTGPNDPTVWKWYAEVPEPSTLDQPAYGYVKFNSDGSINSYNPPSLIFNPNNGAEPGQAVQLNFGEMGKFDGLTSFEAPSSTSGQTQDGYPGGDLQQLVVDQTGTIIGVFTNGRSYSLAQVAIAKFVNNEGLMNEGGTLFSASPNSGDPIVGTAGTGGRGSIQPSALEMSNVDLSRSLTQLIVIQRGFQANSKTITTSDQMLNTLLQLKQ encoded by the coding sequence ATGATGAGAAGTCTTTGGAGTGGAGTTAGTGGTCTTAATGCCCATCAAATCGCAATGGATGTAGAAGCAAATAATATAGCAAATGTAAATACGGTAGGATTTAAATATAGTAGAACTAATTTTCAAAATCTTTTATCTCAAACTATTAAAAGTGCTACTGCTCCACAAGGAGATTTAGGAGGTAAAAATTCTCTTCAAGTAGGACTTGGGGCTACTGTAAGCTCAGTAGAAACAATGTTTAAACAAGGTAGTATTCAAAATACTGATAAAAATACTGATATGGCAATTAATGGGGATGGTTTTTTTGTAGTTAGTAGTGATGGAGGAAAAACATATAGATATACAAGAGCGGGAGATTTTACTTTTGATGCAAATGGAAATTTTGTTGACCCAAATGGTTATATTGTCCAAGGATGGCTTGCTGACCCAGAAACTCATAACATTGATACAGCAACTGGATTAAAACCAATCTCAATCCCTCCTGGTCTTACAACTCCTGCAAATCCTACAAGTAAAATTTCAATTAAAGCTAACTTAAATAGTGGAGACCACATTGTAGAAAAAGGAGCTGCTCGACCAACAGTTGACCAAACGGCAGATATGAATGGCTTATATGATGCAAATGGAAATAAAATTTCCCTAACTCCTGATGTTGATTCAATCCAATTAGCAATAGATGTAAACAATGACGGGACAATCGATACAAACACAGAAGTATTTACTTTTAAATATGGAACAAGTAATTCAGATAATGATGGTAAGTTTACTACTATTAAAGATTTATTAGATGAAATAAATAGTAAAATTTCTCAAAGCATTCAAGGACCAGATAGTTATAAATATAAAGTATTTTTAAACGGTAACGGACAAATAGTTGACCCTCATAATTTAATAAAAATACAAGACTCAACACATACATTTTTAAGTTCAACAAATAATATTTTAGAAGATGTTTTTAAATCTTTACAAGGTCCATCAACTACAACTGCCTCTATAAAAGCTATTCAAAATAGTTTTATTGGAGCGGATGATGTAGGTGAATTATTTAATGCAAATGGAGATGCTTTTAATCTTCAAGATGGGCAAGGAATTAGTGTAAACATAAGTGGTCTTGGAGAAACAAGAAAGTTTGTATATACTTCTCAACCAATTAGTGCAGCAACAGAAGGTTGTGGGACAACAGGAGGAAAATATCAACCTGATAAACCAATAGTTGCTGATTCAAATGAAGGATTTCACTGGTTATTCTATTCATATGCAAGCAGTGATTCAAATAATAGGGCTTCACTAAATGTAAATCAACAAATATCATTTGTATTATCAAATGGTGATACATTAACTTATACATATGGAAAAGATTTTCAAACAATTAATGATTTATGCTGTCTACTTAATACTGACTTAGCAAATAGAAATTTAAACGATGTAATTACTTTTGAAAATGGACAAATAGTTGAAAGCTCACCATCAGTAATAACTGATGCACAAGTAAAAGATTCAAATGGAGTAGTAATACCTGCTGATACAAATACTACTCTTGGTAGACTTGCAAGTTTAATGGATGGACTTGATGGAAATGGAGGTGCTACTGGAACTTTTTACAAAAATGATATTTATTATTTTCACGATATTCAAGACTTAGCTTATATTTGGCAATTAGCAGTTGATGCAAGTGGAGACCCTCTAAACTCAACAACAGGTAATAGCGGAATTGTGTCAATTTCTCAAAATGGAGAATTACAAGTAAAAAACACTTCTCCTAACTCATTTAATATTAATATAGCTGGATATCCAAGCGATGAACAAGACAACCAACTATTTACTGATACATTTTCCCCAATTAATGGTACAGTAGCCGCAGGAGGTACTGCATTTACTCAATCAATGAATGCAGCAGTTCATACAACAAGTATGGATATATTTGATTCACTTGGAGCAAAACATACCTTAACATTCCATTTTAGAAAAACTCATACCTCAACAGGTCCAAATGACCCTACTGTTTGGAAATGGTATGCTGAGGTTCCAGAACCATCAACTCTTGATCAACCAGCTTATGGATATGTAAAATTTAATTCAGATGGAAGCATAAATTCATACAATCCTCCAAGTTTAATCTTTAATCCAAATAATGGAGCAGAACCAGGTCAAGCTGTTCAATTAAATTTTGGAGAAATGGGAAAATTTGATGGATTAACTTCATTTGAAGCACCAAGTTCAACTTCTGGACAAACACAAGATGGTTATCCAGGTGGAGATTTACAACAACTTGTAGTGGATCAAACAGGTACAATTATTGGAGTATTTACAAATGGTAGAAGTTATAGCTTAGCCCAAGTAGCAATTGCAAAATTTGTTAATAATGAGGGATTAATGAATGAAGGTGGAACTCTATTTTCAGCATCTCCAAATTCTGGAGACCCAATTGTTGGGACTGCTGGGACTGGTGGTAGAGGAAGTATTCAACCAAGTGCATTAGAGATGAGTAATGTTGATTTAAGTAGAAGTTTAACTCAACTAATTGTTATTCAAAGAGGATTTCAGGCAAACTCAAAAACAATAACAACCTCAGACCAAATGTTAAATACCTTGCTTCAACTCAAACAATAA
- a CDS encoding flagellar hook-basal body complex protein has protein sequence MTTSFYNGISGLISFQNGLDIWGDNIANINTPGFKESIPEFATIFSQTLSNASPTSDIGLGSLLHSTAKDMSIGNIVDSDNPFDIAIADEKGFLGVSYNGETFYTRNGNFTRDANGFLVNDSGAYLLVANANNLIKTENGYIVNRDINTDNLLPTNTFSPISLPNNVILPAIPTKNVSLSTNLNNDSQITTTKPVTNDISFSAMYDKDGNDMQIVNGQNLLFGFGNDVTYNNGLLTSTFCINDDIKDGKDVNIDFTLNGKEIKLNLPDGATKETISKEIANQLNSNGFIATANNGELTISTTNEFLLKSNDEILPSTNAAILTYKDNPENEFDFNNMEDFINKLQTLASNTYDDIVNVSLDNNGRVVIENTSNSTLNSYLYSTKNSNENFIKNLGRVGNQIYPNTANKSYEFLANSQDFGGYVIDSNGDKIPVTINFTKKSVLNNTTIWKGTLSINTPIQNIITTQDFTFDSNGFLLSPKEISFNNINFKFNISSFAKTDTNATNYSFNQDGVEEGFLQNYQIDENGKIIGIFSNNQDITFGQIPIFHFQNPQGLENIGSNLFRETSNSNKAFLYTNENGSYIGKLLPSKLETSNVNMSQAMTELIVTQKAFQASAKTVTTSDEMIQKAINLKR, from the coding sequence ATGACTACTTCTTTTTATAATGGAATTAGTGGTCTTATAAGTTTTCAAAATGGACTTGATATTTGGGGAGATAATATTGCAAATATTAATACTCCTGGATTTAAAGAATCCATACCAGAATTTGCTACAATTTTTTCACAAACACTAAGTAATGCTTCACCAACTTCTGATATTGGACTTGGAAGTTTATTACATTCTACTGCAAAAGATATGTCAATTGGTAATATTGTTGATAGTGATAATCCTTTTGATATTGCAATTGCTGATGAAAAAGGATTTTTAGGTGTAAGCTATAATGGAGAGACTTTTTACACAAGAAATGGAAATTTTACAAGAGATGCAAATGGATTTTTAGTTAATGATTCTGGGGCTTATTTATTAGTAGCAAATGCAAATAACTTAATAAAAACAGAAAATGGATACATAGTTAATAGAGATATCAATACTGATAATTTATTACCCACTAATACATTTTCTCCAATATCACTACCAAATAATGTTATTTTACCAGCCATACCAACTAAAAATGTTTCTTTATCAACGAATTTAAATAACGATAGTCAAATCACTACAACAAAACCTGTAACAAATGATATCTCATTTAGTGCAATGTATGATAAAGATGGAAATGATATGCAAATTGTAAATGGACAAAATCTTTTATTTGGATTTGGAAATGATGTAACTTATAACAATGGATTATTAACTTCAACATTTTGTATTAATGATGATATTAAAGATGGTAAAGATGTAAATATTGATTTTACTTTAAATGGAAAAGAGATAAAATTAAATCTCCCAGATGGAGCTACAAAAGAAACTATTTCTAAGGAAATAGCAAATCAGTTAAACTCTAATGGATTTATTGCAACAGCTAATAATGGAGAATTAACTATATCCACTACTAATGAATTTTTATTAAAAAGTAATGATGAAATATTACCAAGCACAAATGCAGCTATTTTAACATATAAAGACAATCCTGAAAATGAGTTTGATTTTAATAATATGGAAGATTTTATAAATAAACTTCAAACATTAGCTTCAAATACTTATGATGATATTGTAAATGTAAGTTTAGATAATAATGGAAGAGTAGTTATAGAAAACACAAGTAATTCTACTCTTAATTCATATTTGTATAGCACAAAAAACTCAAATGAGAATTTTATAAAAAATTTAGGAAGAGTAGGAAATCAAATTTATCCAAATACTGCCAATAAAAGTTATGAGTTTTTAGCAAACTCGCAAGATTTTGGTGGGTATGTTATAGATAGTAATGGAGATAAAATTCCAGTTACTATAAATTTTACAAAAAAAAGTGTTTTAAATAATACTACTATTTGGAAAGGTACCCTATCTATTAATACTCCAATACAAAATATTATTACTACGCAAGATTTTACTTTCGATTCAAATGGATTTTTATTATCTCCAAAAGAAATTTCATTTAATAATATAAATTTTAAATTTAATATATCTTCTTTTGCAAAAACAGATACAAATGCAACTAATTACTCGTTTAATCAAGATGGAGTTGAAGAAGGTTTTTTACAAAACTACCAAATTGATGAGAATGGAAAAATAATAGGTATATTTTCTAATAATCAAGATATAACTTTTGGACAAATACCAATCTTTCATTTTCAAAATCCCCAAGGTTTAGAGAATATCGGAAGTAATTTATTTAGAGAAACTTCAAATTCAAATAAAGCATTTTTATATACTAATGAAAATGGAAGTTATATAGGAAAACTTTTGCCATCAAAACTTGAAACATCAAATGTTAATATGTCACAAGCTATGACAGAGTTAATCGTAACTCAAAAAGCCTTTCAAGCAAGTGCAAAAACTGTTACAACAAGTGATGAAATGATTCAAAAAGCAATTAATCTAAAAAGATAG
- a CDS encoding FlgD immunoglobulin-like domain containing protein has translation MAVTTINNNVTTSGNDFVYNPNSQLDKDAFMQLFLKQLEMQDPTDPMDTDKMLEQTAYLSTMEMNQNMQTTLDNLANTLQQTSSLNSISAIGKIGDTGERYINVTDNDTSKNFELYFGDDISSGKVLIKDKNGNIIREFPLEAHTKGILNFDWDLTDNNGQRVPSDTYEITAEYTSPDGKSHSTALGAYPIESIRFENGKAYAKIGSNYVPFDAIKEIYEWQG, from the coding sequence ATGGCTGTTACAACTATAAATAATAATGTCACTACATCAGGAAATGATTTTGTTTATAATCCAAACTCACAACTTGATAAAGATGCATTTATGCAACTTTTTTTAAAACAACTTGAAATGCAAGACCCAACAGACCCTATGGATACAGATAAGATGCTCGAACAAACTGCTTATTTATCCACAATGGAAATGAACCAAAATATGCAAACAACTCTTGATAATCTTGCAAATACACTGCAACAAACTTCATCTCTTAACTCTATAAGTGCAATAGGAAAAATTGGTGATACAGGTGAAAGATATATTAATGTAACAGATAATGATACATCAAAAAATTTTGAGCTATATTTTGGAGATGATATAAGTAGTGGAAAAGTTTTAATAAAAGATAAAAATGGAAATATTATAAGAGAGTTTCCTCTTGAAGCACACACAAAAGGGATATTAAATTTTGATTGGGACTTAACTGATAATAATGGACAAAGAGTTCCATCTGATACATATGAAATTACAGCAGAATATACTTCACCAGATGGAAAATCTCATTCAACAGCCCTTGGCGCTTATCCAATTGAGTCAATTCGATTTGAAAATGGTAAAGCTTATGCAAAAATTGGAAGTAATTATGTCCCTTTTGACGCAATAAAAGAAATTTATGAATGGCAAGGATAG
- a CDS encoding flagellar hook-length control protein FliK, whose amino-acid sequence MIKELLLDNIKINPKEKKLKIDNNFLLFLLKNEKEPIKLLKSLNISKEDLENIAKNLPKNQQKEFLEILSTLNLKHLSKKALKINEYKNFININQINKSEDKKEISKNDTDTITIEKLLNPNLNISLPKQNEIKIVNEIKKEIKTLIKTKKLSIPQNELKNFKQISTLKELIEFSNKNGLNIQKIIYQKQEEIKPFLIQTEKTNIILNAINTPPKQKIILNNKNTSSLTNKLKTNFNSNDYKNNDFSISLNNLLKDKNNSTNEITIIKSHKKTFFNDLEPYILQETKNNKSTETNKNEFNQNIHISNHQININLKQNIISAKQILKNFANNLKEAIENYKPPIHKLSIELNPKELGKVELTLIHRGDNLQIQINSNQQPTINFFNQHQNDLKTILVNMGYSDVNMSFNSNQQQQQKKEYSNNQKSFKNEEKEENFIIEIPYQYA is encoded by the coding sequence ATGATTAAAGAGTTATTATTAGATAATATTAAAATAAATCCAAAAGAAAAAAAACTTAAAATTGATAACAACTTTTTATTATTTCTTTTAAAAAATGAAAAAGAACCTATAAAACTTTTAAAAAGCCTTAACATTTCAAAAGAAGATTTAGAAAATATAGCCAAAAATTTACCTAAAAACCAACAAAAAGAGTTTTTAGAAATTTTATCAACACTTAATTTAAAACACTTATCTAAAAAAGCACTAAAAATTAATGAATATAAAAATTTCATAAACATAAATCAAATAAACAAATCTGAAGATAAAAAAGAAATAAGTAAAAATGACACAGATACAATTACAATTGAAAAACTATTAAATCCAAACTTAAATATTTCACTTCCTAAACAAAATGAAATAAAAATTGTAAATGAAATAAAAAAAGAGATAAAAACTTTGATAAAAACTAAAAAATTATCTATCCCTCAAAATGAATTAAAAAATTTCAAACAAATATCTACATTAAAAGAGTTAATTGAATTTTCTAATAAAAACGGCCTTAATATTCAAAAAATTATTTATCAAAAACAAGAAGAAATTAAACCTTTTTTAATACAAACTGAAAAAACAAATATAATATTAAATGCAATAAATACTCCTCCAAAACAAAAAATTATTTTAAATAATAAAAACACATCTTCTTTAACCAATAAACTAAAAACAAATTTTAACTCAAATGATTATAAAAACAATGATTTTTCTATAAGTCTAAATAATTTATTAAAAGACAAAAATAATTCTACCAATGAAATAACTATCATAAAATCCCATAAAAAAACTTTTTTTAATGATTTAGAACCCTATATACTACAAGAAACAAAAAATAACAAATCAACTGAAACAAATAAAAATGAATTTAATCAAAATATACATATTTCAAATCATCAAATTAATATAAATTTAAAACAAAATATTATATCAGCAAAACAAATACTAAAAAATTTTGCAAATAACTTAAAAGAAGCAATTGAAAATTATAAACCTCCTATTCATAAATTAAGTATTGAACTAAATCCAAAAGAACTTGGAAAAGTTGAACTAACTTTAATTCATAGAGGAGATAATTTACAAATTCAAATAAATTCAAACCAACAACCAACAATAAACTTTTTTAATCAACATCAAAATGACTTAAAAACTATTCTTGTAAATATGGGATATAGTGATGTCAATATGAGTTTTAATTCAAATCAACAGCAACAACAAAAAAAAGAGTATTCAAATAATCAAAAATCCTTTAAAAATGAAGAAAAGGAAGAGAATTTTATTATAGAGATTCCATATCAATATGCTTAG